The nucleotide sequence GGCACTTTGAACGCTAGATGCATTCGCCACAGCTGAAAAATAATTCTCAAGCTTGCCTACAGCTACCTCTTCTGCTGTTGGTGCTGCTTCTACTGGAGCAGGAGCAGGTTCTTCTACTGGAGCTGGAGCCGGAGCTGCTTCAACTACCTTTTTCTTACTTTTACAAGCGCCCATTGCCAATAGCCCAAACAGTGCCAAAGTCATAAGCCTGCTAATAGGTGATTTTAGACTTCTTTTTTTCATGTTAGAATAGATTATTATTTTAAGTTGGTAATTTTTAGTATGTTGAAATATCCACTATAACAGCAATAGCTAGTTTTACCGAAAATCAAGACCTCTCTCACAGCCAGTCTCAAAAACGACCTTTTAAAGTAACACTTAGGTCGTCAGGTCATTTCAGTTGATCATTTCCTAATGGATATCTTTAAGATTCATTTTCGCTCATGCATTTTAAACAAAAAGCATTCCATTATTCAAAAATCTCTTTCAATTTATTCTCCAAGCTAGGTCCTCTGAGATCTTTTGCAATGATTTTCCCTTCAGGATCAACCATATAGGTAGCTGGAATTGCATTAATTTTATAGGTAGCCGCAGCCTCTGAATTAAAATATTTCAAATCGGAAACATGAGTCCAAGTTAATTTATCAGCTTCAATGGCTTCTACCCAAGCGTCCTTGGTCCTATCCAAAGAGACACCAAATACTTCAAATCCCTTATCTTTATACTCATTGTACAATCTTACCACATTTGGATTTTCTTCTCTACATGGCTTACACCAAGCAGCCCAAAAATCAATCAACACATATTTACCTTTGAAATCGGATAGATTGACCACTTCCCCATCAGGGTTTGGCAAGGATATTTCAGGAGCAGGCTGACCAATAGATAAGGCCCTCATTTCGTCCAATTCCTGCTTTAAACCCAAAATCATTTTATTGTCTGGATACTTCATATCCAACTGGCTTACCAGACTATCTATATAAGAAAAATCATTTCTTGGATTTAACATTCCTACAGCAGCTAAAGCTGCAAAACTACCTTCCATGCTGTCTATGGTACTCTTTACCTTTTGGGCATGATCAGACTCAAGATTCATCGCCTTTTCCTGAATGGCTTTAATGGCCGCCTCATCCTTAGCAGAAAGAGCTTCGTAATATTCAGAATTCAATTGATTGATTTGCTCTTGGTATTGCTCGGACAACTGATCTACCTTGGCTACTTGCTGCGTATCAAATGATCCACTGATGGCAAAGCTTTCTTCCTTATCGAAGTCATAAGAAATATCAACATCCTCAGCGTACAAAGCCAACTTCACTTGTTTCTCTCCAAATAAGTCCAATTCATAAAAATGGGGGCCATCCAAGCTTAATTTATATTCAAATTTACCATTGCCCTTAATAGAAAGGGTATCCACCACTTCAATACTATTATCAGTATACCTGGACAGTATCAAATCACCTTCCGGCTGATTCTCGAGCTTTCCGCTCACTATTACCTCACCATCAAAAACAGCCTCTTTTACCCCATTGGAACATGAGCTGATTAATACTACAAATAGTAAAGCAATATAATAATTGTAATTCCTCATATGAATTAGTTGTCTAATAGTTCGGATAATATTTTATTGGCCACTTTTGGATCTGCCTTGCCTTTGGACTTTTTCATCACTTGCCCCATAAACATTCCCAAAAGACCTTTCTTGCCTGACCTGTATTCTGCAACTTTTGCCTCATTCTCTGCCAAGACACTTTCTACTATTGGCTTCAATGAACCTTCATCACTTTCCTGAATCAAATTCAGCTTCTGTGCAATCTCCAGTGGTGTTTGCGAAGCATTCTTTAACATTTCAGGATAGATTTTCTGAGAGGCAACAGAAAAGTTTACCTTACCTTCATCAATTAATGAAATTAAGCTGGCCAACTGTTTTGGTGTCACTGGGAAATCAGAAATATGCAGTGTAAGCTCATTCAAATATGACTTCACCGGCCCCATCATCCAGTTGGATGCTGCTTTATAATTCTTGGTTTCAGCACACAATTCCTCAAAATAAAGCGCAATTTCCTTGGAATCTGTCAATACATTGGCATCATATTCCGGCAAACCAAACTCCTCTACAAATCGCTTATGTAATTCTCTTGGTAATGAAGGCATCCCTACCTTAATGCTCTCCAACCATTCTTCTGAGATCACAACAGGACTCAAATCAGGCTCAGGGAAATACCTGTAATCATTCAGATCTTCTTTGGTACGCATACTGGATGTTAAGCCTGTGGTCGCATCAAATGTTCTTGTCTCGGAAATGATTTCCTCATTATTTTCCAACATATCAATTTGGCGATCAAACTCATGTTCAATAGCCCTGGCTACATTTCGGAAAGAGTTCATGTTTTTCACCTCCACTTTCTTGCCCAGTGCCGTTTCTCCCTTCAGTCTTGTAGAAATATTGGCATCGCAACGCATGGAACCTTCTTCCATATTACCGTCACAAATTTCCAAATAACGTACCAATTTCCTGATCTCTGCCATAAACTGGTAAGCCTCTTCCGAAGATTTGATGCAGGGTTCCGTTACAATTTCCAAAAGAGGAACACCTGCACGGTTATAGTCCACCAATGTATCTACTTCCCCTGCCAAGTGCATGGATTTACCAGCATCTTCTTCCATGTGAATCCTAGTCAGTTCCACATTTCTCTTCTCCCCCTTTTTCTCTAGCGTCACTGGCACAAAACCACCTACACAAACAGGGTTCTTATCCTGTGTCAATTGGTATCCTTTAGGCAAATCAGGGTAGAAATAATTTTTCCTGGCAAAAATATTGGTTCTCGTAATCTCACTATTGCAGGCCAATCCCAGCTTCATCGCAAATTCTACCGCCCGCTTGTTTACTTTAGGCAAAGTCCCTGGATGCCCCAATGTAATTACTGAAATATTGGTATTTGGAAGGTTTCCAAACTCTGTGGAATCAGACGCATACATTTTACTTTTGGTCAGCAACTGAACGTGAACCTCTAGTCCTACGACTAATTCATATTTATCTTTGATTTCCTTAGATGGCATTTTTATTGTATATTTTTTTTGAAGCGCTTCAGATTTCCAAAAATGGTGGAGTTTTCACCCAAAACCAAATCATCAACCCGAGAAAACTAATTATATGGAAGAAAACATTTCTTTTGCTTTGATCACTACCTGATCCAAACCTTCAGCATACTTACCTCCTGCTGTGGCAAAAAACGGTTGACCACCGCCTCCACCTTGTATTTCTTTGGCCAATTCCCTTACTGTATTTCCTGCATGTAACCCCTTTTCAGCTACCAAAGAGTCCGCTATCACCACCGCTACCTGTGGTTTACCATTAATGTCAGCTGCTATCACCGCGAGTACATTGTCCACCTCATTTTTCAATTCAAAGGCCAACTTTTTCAGGGCATCTGCCGATGGCAAAGAAACCTTAGCAATGATTTGATTGACACCATCTTTGCTCACTTGAGCTTTGATCAGTTCATCTTTCAAACCCGCTGCTTGTTTTAGATGTAAAGCTTCTACTTCTTTCTTCAACTCACCCCTCTCCTGGATCAATGTCTGAATGGTCCTCTTAAGATCCTTTGGATTCTTCAGCATCTCCTGCAATTCTTTTATCAAGTTGACTTGTTCGTTGACAAACTCTTCGGCAGCCTCAGCAGATATCGCCTCTATCCTCCTTACACCGGAAGAAATTGACCCTTCAGATACTATTTTGAACAAACCTATTTTTCCAGTTGAGGATACATGGGTACCACCACAAAGTTCTACGGAATATTCGGTTCCAAAGGTGATGACACGTACAAATTCACCATATTTTTCACCAAAAAGCGCTGTCGCTCCCATCTTCTTGGCTTCCTCAATAGGAACATTTCTTTGCTCATTTAAAGGAATATTCTCCCTAACCTTCTGGTTGACAATATGCTCCACCTGAGCAATCTCCTCATCAGTCAGTTTACTAAAATGGGAAAAGTCGAATCTCAATAAGTTTTCATTGACCAATGAGCCTTTTTGTTGTACATGGTCTCCCAATACCTCCCGTAATGCAGCATGCAATAAGTGCGTAGCTGTATGGTTATTCATGGTCAATTCCCTTTTCCTCCTGTCCACCTTGCACCTAAAGCTAGCTGTTGGGTTCTGGGGAAGTTTTTCCACAAAATGCACAATCAGGTCATTCTCCTTTTTGGTGTCCAATACTTTAATAGTCTCTTGGTCATTCACCAAAATACCCGTATCACCTACTTGCCCACCACTCTCTGCATAAAAAGGTGTTTCTTCCAATACCAGTTGGTACTTGGTAGATTTTTTCTCTTTGATCTCTCTATACTTGATGATATGACTTGTGCTTTCCAAGTTATCATAACCAACAAACTGCACTCCACCATCTTCGCCTACCAAAACCCAATCGCCAGTTTCTTGCTCAGCAGCGGCACGAGACCTCTCTTTCTGCTTGTTCATTTCCTGCTCAAATCCTCTTTCATCCACTGAAATACCATTTTCCCTGGCTATCAATGAGGTCAAGTCAAGAGGGAAACCAAAAGTATCATACAATTCAAAAGCTACTTGGCCAGGAATGACCTTTTCGCCTTTGTTGTCCATATCGGCTTTGATGTGTTCCAGTCTTTTCAATCCATTGTCCAGAGTGCGCAAGAAGGATTGTTCCTCCTCAAAAATCACCTTGGCTATAAAGTCCTGCTGGGAAGCAATCTCTGGGAACATTTCTCCAAAATGCTCTGACAGCAAAGGAAGCAATTCATACAGGAAAGGTTCGGTAAAACCTAAGAAGGTATAACCATACCTTACAGCCCTTCTTAAAATCCTACGAATCACATACCCGGCCTTATTATTGGAAGGCAACTGACCATCGGCTATTGTAAAGGAAATCGCCCTGATATGATCTACTATTACTCGAATGGCAATATCAATCTTTTCATCATCACCGTATTTCTTACCAGACTTCTTCTCCACCGCCTCAATGAACGGAGTAAATACATCGGTGTCATAATTGGAGGTCTTGTTTTGAATGGCCCTCACCAATCTTTCAAAACCCATTCCTGTATCTATATGCTTGGCAGGCAATTCACTCAAACTGCCATTGGCTTGTCTATTGAACTGGATAAATACCAAGTTCCAAATTTCAATTACCTGAGGATGGTCCATATTGACCAAGTCCTTTCCTGGCACCTGCTTGATTTCCTCTTCTGGCCTTAGATCAATATGGATTTCAGAACATGGTCCACAAGGTCCAATATCACCCATTTCCCAGAAATTATCTTTTTTATCTCCAAAGAGAATTCTTTCCTTCTCAACATGTTCCTCCCACATTCCGAAGGCTTCCATGTCCTTTTCCAATTTATCCCCAGCATCTCCTTCAAACACGGTCACATACAATCTGTCCTTTGGAAGTTTATAGATCTCTGTGAGCAATTCCCATGACCACGCGATCGCTTCCTTCTTGAAATAATCTCCAAAAGACCAGTTGCCAAGCATTTCAAACATGGTGTGGTGATAGGTATCTACACCTACTTCCTCCAAATCATTGTGCTTACCTGAAACTCTCAGGCATTTTTGGCTGTTAGTTGCTCTAGTATAGGCAGGCACCTCATTACCAAGGAAATAATCCTTAAACTGATTCATACCGGCATTGGTGAACATCAGCGTAGGGTCGTTTTTCACAACGATCGGTGAAGAAGGTACAAATTGGTGTTGCTTGGATTGGAAATACTCTATAAAAGTACTTCTGATTCTTTTAGCGTCCATGTAATGAGTTATGCTTATTAATATTCGGATAATACAATTGATATGTCTATATTGGCGAATTGAGCGGTTTCGAATAAGTCACTCGTACCCAACTATAGGGCTACAAAAATATAAGAATTACCATTGATTTAATAATGAGTAGGATAAAATATTACTACGATCCAAAAACCTGTAAATACGAAAGATATACTAAAAGTAAATGGGATGTACTTTTGGGCGTATTGGGTTTTCTTTCTCTATCATCCATCACAGCAGTAGGGATCCTATTAGTTTTCAGTTATTATTTTGACAGTCCAAAAGAGCTTCTGCTCAAAAAGGAAAATGAAGAACTGAAGTTCTATTATCAAATGATGAATACCGAAATCGACCGTCTCAACGGTATGATGAGTGATTTGAAAGACAGGGATGATAATTTATATAGAGTGATTTTTGAATCTGAACCCATCCCTAGATCCATCCGTGAGGCTGGCTATGGAGGAAGTGACCGCTATGCTGAACTAAAAGATAAAGGATTACAACAGGAACAATTGATCATTGATGTACTGGAAAAAGTAGGCAAGCTCAAAAAGCAAATGTATGTACAATCCCTATCCTATGATGAACTGGCCGAAAAAGCATTAAACAAAGAAGAATATTGGGCATCCATTCCTGCTATACAGCCCATCCACAATGAAGACCTAAACAGACTGGCCTCTGGTTTTGGGATGAGATTGCACCCAGTCCTCAAAGTAAGGAAAATGCATACCGGCATTGATTTCTCCGCTCCAAAAGGAACTCCTATCTATGCTACCGGGGATGGAAAAGTAGTTGAAGTCAAGACGGAATTTGGCGGTTATGGAAAATCCATCGTAATTGACCATGGATTTGGCTTTAAAACCAGGTATGGACATATGAATGAATTCTCAGTCAAAAGAGGCCAAACTGTCAAAAGAGGAGATGAAATTGGCAAAGTGGGCAATACCGGAACCTCTACAGCACCGCATGTACACTATGAGGTCATTAAAGATGATAGAAAAATCAATCCGGTCAACTATTTCTTCAAAGACATCGAACCTTCAGAATTTGATAAAATCCTTGAACTGGCCTCCAGAGAAAACCAATCACTATCATAATTTCAAAACAACTTTAATAAGAAAAATCCACAGCAATTCTAGGTAAACTGCTGGGGATTTTTCTTGCTCAATAGATAAAATAAACCGCCATAAAAGCCATCATATAACCTCCTAAAAAACAAAAAAAGAAGGGTTCCGATAATCGAAGCTTTTTATAGTCGGGCCAATGCTGATGCGAGTATTTGTAGCTTAACTTCCTAAAATACTTTTCTGGATAAATTGACAATAAGCTCAGTCCAAATAGCAGGGTCAGAGTTATCAGGGTAAAGGCTATCTCCATGTCCATTCAACTTTTCATCAAGTTACATTTAATATAATACAAACACCAGTTTTATCGCGTTAAATCAAGAGATTATGAAGTAAAAAATCCCTGTGATTAAGTCAGAAGATTTTCATCCCCTGCCCAAACGTTTTTAACTGATTCTCTGACAATTAAATCTGCACTTAGGACCACCCGCTCATTTGGACTTTCCATGCCATTATTGATCTTATCCAATAGCAACTGCATGGCTTTTTCGCCTATTTCATAACCAGGCTGATCCACCGTGCTAAGTGTGGGACTTACGATTTCTCCCAATTTCCAATTACTAAAACCTATGATGCCCACTTCTTCTGGTACCTTAATGTTTTTTTCCCGCAAATACTTCATCACTCCCAGGGCCACCAAGTCCGTCACACAAAAAATAGCATCTGGCACTTCTGGGAGACGCATCAATTCTTGCGCAAAATCATAGCCTTCCTCTTCTGTCAGTAAATCACATACCTTGACATATTCCTCATTGACTTTTTGCCCATATTTTTCAAGTGCCTCAGCGTAGCCACGATAGCGTTCATTGGAGTGTTGCACAATTAATCGACCTCTGATATGCGCAATTCGCTTGTATCCTAAATCTAATAAATGACTAACAGCCTGATAGGCACCGGCATAGTCATTGACAATCACCTTTGGCGTATCAAATTGATCGCTGATTTTGTCGACTTGAACCACTGGAATATCCGCAGCAATAAAGTCCTCCAAATGGCTGACTTCATCAGTCTCATTGGATAAGGAAATAATTACACCATCCACACGACTGTTCAATAAGGCCTTTGCCACCTTCTTTTCGTCCTCAACATGCTCATTGGACTGGCAAATCATCACATTATAGCCATATTCATTGGCTTCCTTGATCACACCACTGATAATACTGGAGAAAAATTGATGTACCAGTTCTGGAATGATCAAACCAATATTAAAGGTTTTACTCTTACGAAAATTAACCGCCAATAGATTCGGTACATAATGGTGCTTATCAGCATAATCCTTTACCAGCTTAATGGTCTCCTTACTGATATCTGGGTGGGATTTTAAAGCCCGAGATACAGTGGAAACTGCCAAGCCTAACTCCTTGGCAATGTCCTTAAGTGTTAATTGATGTTTCTCTGACATGAACTTGCTTTGTTTTGACAAATTTAAAAATTTATGGCGAGTATTTATCCTGTTTGTTATCAGGGTCATATATAGGACATACCTAAACACATCATAATTTACCCTTGACGCATAAAATACGCCCAGAATGCATAAAGCTTGAAATATCAGTCCAAGTATTTTGGGTGATTTCCTATACTTGGACAAGCAGGATAAAACTGAGTTTTAACATACATATTCCCTGGCATTTTAACAAAGTACTAGCAAATTAATTTAGAACACATTTAAATAGAATTTATGAAAATGATTGCACAACCGATTGCGGCAAAATTGAGTTTGGAGATACCACTAATTTTAAATTACATTAGTAAAACTGAAATCAAGATTCTAAATAATCATACCTATCAAACCTCTAATAGGTGGCCATGCGGTCACCTTTTTTTATCCCATTTATATAGGTGTTGATCACATTTTTTTGTTGAAGCCTACTGCAGTACCTATCATTGCCCTAGTATTATTTAAACAAACACCATGAAAGAGAAACCATTAAATTTTAGACCTATTGAGCTATGGCTAGTGGCCATTGCATTTTTCTTCATCATCTTATCTAATATCCTTGGAGCCAAAGTTGGATTAGACTATCTCAATCACGACCACAGTGATATGGCAAGGTACCTGGCTTATATATTCATACCTTCTATTATGTTTATAGCATTTTACCTTATGCATATGAAGGTGATCCCTATTTACCATAAGGAGAAGAAAATGTGGAAATTAATTTTGTTTGGCGCTCTGTTATTTTTCAGCTCATGGTTTTTAGTAGGAGCCTTTTATGTTGGTGCTGATTTTGGAAGAGATATATTTGTTCCATTTTATTTTTCCGGAATAGCCTTATATGTTGGTTACTTTATCGTGATCAGCTTTTTCAAAAACCTAACGCTAAACAGTAATCCCCCCAACTACCTTAGCTATAATATATTAAGGCTTTCCACTGCCTATATTTTCCTTTGTATATTTTTATTCAAATTCCATCGTTTTTTTCACTTTTTTATTACCATCATTTACCTATTCGTCATTCCATCCCTGATAATAATCCTGTTGTATAATTACTTCTTGGTTTATAGGAACAGGGAATTGGGAAAGGTGAAATTGGCCAAATTCTATTATTGGTTTTTACCTTCATTGATTGCCTTGATTTTTATCTTCATTACGGGCGTATCTGAAGAAGAGGAGGCACTCATCGTTGGTTTTGTAGCCATCCTCGCCTTGATGCTCATCATCAATCCCGTTTCTAACGCCTTGTTCAAAAAATACCAACATTATATCGAAACGTTGGATAATCTGAATATCC is from Echinicola marina and encodes:
- a CDS encoding LacI family DNA-binding transcriptional regulator translates to MSEKHQLTLKDIAKELGLAVSTVSRALKSHPDISKETIKLVKDYADKHHYVPNLLAVNFRKSKTFNIGLIIPELVHQFFSSIISGVIKEANEYGYNVMICQSNEHVEDEKKVAKALLNSRVDGVIISLSNETDEVSHLEDFIAADIPVVQVDKISDQFDTPKVIVNDYAGAYQAVSHLLDLGYKRIAHIRGRLIVQHSNERYRGYAEALEKYGQKVNEEYVKVCDLLTEEEGYDFAQELMRLPEVPDAIFCVTDLVALGVMKYLREKNIKVPEEVGIIGFSNWKLGEIVSPTLSTVDQPGYEIGEKAMQLLLDKINNGMESPNERVVLSADLIVRESVKNVWAGDENLLT
- a CDS encoding TlpA disulfide reductase family protein is translated as MRNYNYYIALLFVVLISSCSNGVKEAVFDGEVIVSGKLENQPEGDLILSRYTDNSIEVVDTLSIKGNGKFEYKLSLDGPHFYELDLFGEKQVKLALYAEDVDISYDFDKEESFAISGSFDTQQVAKVDQLSEQYQEQINQLNSEYYEALSAKDEAAIKAIQEKAMNLESDHAQKVKSTIDSMEGSFAALAAVGMLNPRNDFSYIDSLVSQLDMKYPDNKMILGLKQELDEMRALSIGQPAPEISLPNPDGEVVNLSDFKGKYVLIDFWAAWCKPCREENPNVVRLYNEYKDKGFEVFGVSLDRTKDAWVEAIEADKLTWTHVSDLKYFNSEAAATYKINAIPATYMVDPEGKIIAKDLRGPSLENKLKEIFE
- a CDS encoding M23 family metallopeptidase produces the protein MSRIKYYYDPKTCKYERYTKSKWDVLLGVLGFLSLSSITAVGILLVFSYYFDSPKELLLKKENEELKFYYQMMNTEIDRLNGMMSDLKDRDDNLYRVIFESEPIPRSIREAGYGGSDRYAELKDKGLQQEQLIIDVLEKVGKLKKQMYVQSLSYDELAEKALNKEEYWASIPAIQPIHNEDLNRLASGFGMRLHPVLKVRKMHTGIDFSAPKGTPIYATGDGKVVEVKTEFGGYGKSIVIDHGFGFKTRYGHMNEFSVKRGQTVKRGDEIGKVGNTGTSTAPHVHYEVIKDDRKINPVNYFFKDIEPSEFDKILELASRENQSLS
- a CDS encoding sensor histidine kinase yields the protein MKEKPLNFRPIELWLVAIAFFFIILSNILGAKVGLDYLNHDHSDMARYLAYIFIPSIMFIAFYLMHMKVIPIYHKEKKMWKLILFGALLFFSSWFLVGAFYVGADFGRDIFVPFYFSGIALYVGYFIVISFFKNLTLNSNPPNYLSYNILRLSTAYIFLCIFLFKFHRFFHFFITIIYLFVIPSLIIILLYNYFLVYRNRELGKVKLAKFYYWFLPSLIALIFIFITGVSEEEEALIVGFVAILALMLIINPVSNALFKKYQHYIETLDNLNIQLEEKTTDLKQLRNQINPHFLFNALNTIYGISLQENAEKTAESVQKLGDMMRFMLHENTQDSIPLNREIDYLINYVDLQELRIQEQENIEILFSSNEDHCKGNIAPMLLIPFIENAFKHGISLQKKSWVNINLRCLEGSLHLDINNSIHRKKEEDPEHQASGIGLQNVKQRLKLLYPNRHELVIRENDLEYFVHLSIQLTKS
- a CDS encoding nucleoid-structuring protein H-NS, which encodes MKKRSLKSPISRLMTLALFGLLAMGACKSKKKVVEAAPAPAPVEEPAPAPVEAAPTAEEVAVGKLENYFSAVANASSVQSANSSIQEALSMFSNQNTPVLIVIHEENGIKDYDEPTTIVKYLNYLKDTKKNLNFISDVRLDGSGRITELELRRR
- the alaS gene encoding alanine--tRNA ligase; the encoded protein is MDAKRIRSTFIEYFQSKQHQFVPSSPIVVKNDPTLMFTNAGMNQFKDYFLGNEVPAYTRATNSQKCLRVSGKHNDLEEVGVDTYHHTMFEMLGNWSFGDYFKKEAIAWSWELLTEIYKLPKDRLYVTVFEGDAGDKLEKDMEAFGMWEEHVEKERILFGDKKDNFWEMGDIGPCGPCSEIHIDLRPEEEIKQVPGKDLVNMDHPQVIEIWNLVFIQFNRQANGSLSELPAKHIDTGMGFERLVRAIQNKTSNYDTDVFTPFIEAVEKKSGKKYGDDEKIDIAIRVIVDHIRAISFTIADGQLPSNNKAGYVIRRILRRAVRYGYTFLGFTEPFLYELLPLLSEHFGEMFPEIASQQDFIAKVIFEEEQSFLRTLDNGLKRLEHIKADMDNKGEKVIPGQVAFELYDTFGFPLDLTSLIARENGISVDERGFEQEMNKQKERSRAAAEQETGDWVLVGEDGGVQFVGYDNLESTSHIIKYREIKEKKSTKYQLVLEETPFYAESGGQVGDTGILVNDQETIKVLDTKKENDLIVHFVEKLPQNPTASFRCKVDRRKRELTMNNHTATHLLHAALREVLGDHVQQKGSLVNENLLRFDFSHFSKLTDEEIAQVEHIVNQKVRENIPLNEQRNVPIEEAKKMGATALFGEKYGEFVRVITFGTEYSVELCGGTHVSSTGKIGLFKIVSEGSISSGVRRIEAISAEAAEEFVNEQVNLIKELQEMLKNPKDLKRTIQTLIQERGELKKEVEALHLKQAAGLKDELIKAQVSKDGVNQIIAKVSLPSADALKKLAFELKNEVDNVLAVIAADINGKPQVAVVIADSLVAEKGLHAGNTVRELAKEIQGGGGGQPFFATAGGKYAEGLDQVVIKAKEMFSSI
- the gatB gene encoding Asp-tRNA(Asn)/Glu-tRNA(Gln) amidotransferase subunit GatB yields the protein MPSKEIKDKYELVVGLEVHVQLLTKSKMYASDSTEFGNLPNTNISVITLGHPGTLPKVNKRAVEFAMKLGLACNSEITRTNIFARKNYFYPDLPKGYQLTQDKNPVCVGGFVPVTLEKKGEKRNVELTRIHMEEDAGKSMHLAGEVDTLVDYNRAGVPLLEIVTEPCIKSSEEAYQFMAEIRKLVRYLEICDGNMEEGSMRCDANISTRLKGETALGKKVEVKNMNSFRNVARAIEHEFDRQIDMLENNEEIISETRTFDATTGLTSSMRTKEDLNDYRYFPEPDLSPVVISEEWLESIKVGMPSLPRELHKRFVEEFGLPEYDANVLTDSKEIALYFEELCAETKNYKAASNWMMGPVKSYLNELTLHISDFPVTPKQLASLISLIDEGKVNFSVASQKIYPEMLKNASQTPLEIAQKLNLIQESDEGSLKPIVESVLAENEAKVAEYRSGKKGLLGMFMGQVMKKSKGKADPKVANKILSELLDN